The Phycisphaerales bacterium AB-hyl4 genome contains a region encoding:
- a CDS encoding glycosyltransferase family 4 protein, with product MKILFVHNYYQQPGGEDQAFADQAWLLERHGHDVRQYTVHNDAVDGMNRLALAGRTLWNRQTYRELRALIQRERIELVHCMNTFPLISPAAYYAAHAAGAAVVQEVQNYRLFCPGAFFMRDGRVCTDCLGKRVPWPAVRHRCYRDSRAATGVVATLLTSHRLAGSWQRKVDRYIAVTQFSRHKFMEGGLPADRIAVKPNFVHPDPGPGDGLGGYAIFVGRLSPEKGLETLLSAWEQLPGNYPLKIVGDGPLAERVQAAATRNPAIQWLGRQPLERVCELVGQATCLVFPSLWYEGLPKTILESFAKGTPVVASNLGAMSEVIEDGYNGVHFTPGDASELAAKLMPLLLANDGDHTLRTMRRAARDAFEQHYTPEVNYPQLLAIYEAALARQRN from the coding sequence ATGAAAATTCTGTTCGTCCATAACTACTATCAGCAGCCCGGCGGCGAAGACCAGGCTTTCGCCGACCAAGCCTGGCTGCTGGAACGCCACGGCCACGACGTTCGGCAATACACCGTGCACAACGACGCCGTCGACGGCATGAACCGTCTTGCGCTCGCGGGTCGTACGCTCTGGAACCGCCAGACGTACCGCGAACTGCGCGCATTGATCCAGCGTGAGAGAATCGAACTTGTCCATTGCATGAACACGTTCCCGCTGATCTCGCCCGCCGCCTATTACGCGGCCCACGCCGCAGGCGCGGCAGTGGTGCAGGAAGTACAGAACTATCGCCTGTTCTGTCCCGGTGCGTTTTTCATGCGCGACGGCCGTGTCTGCACCGATTGTCTGGGTAAACGCGTGCCCTGGCCGGCGGTGCGTCACCGCTGCTATCGCGACAGCCGCGCGGCAACGGGCGTCGTGGCCACGCTGCTGACCTCGCATCGACTGGCCGGCAGTTGGCAGCGAAAGGTAGATCGCTACATCGCGGTGACGCAGTTCAGTCGTCACAAGTTCATGGAAGGCGGGTTGCCCGCTGACCGGATCGCCGTCAAGCCCAACTTCGTTCATCCCGATCCGGGCCCCGGCGATGGGCTCGGCGGCTACGCCATCTTTGTGGGTCGGCTTTCGCCGGAGAAAGGGCTTGAGACGCTACTCTCCGCGTGGGAGCAACTGCCCGGCAACTATCCACTGAAAATCGTCGGCGACGGCCCGCTTGCCGAACGCGTTCAAGCCGCAGCAACGCGCAATCCAGCCATCCAATGGCTCGGTCGCCAACCGCTCGAACGCGTATGCGAACTCGTCGGCCAAGCCACCTGCCTCGTCTTCCCATCACTGTGGTACGAAGGTCTGCCCAAGACCATCCTCGAATCCTTCGCCAAAGGCACGCCCGTGGTCGCCTCGAATCTCGGAGCCATGAGCGAAGTCATCGAAGACGGCTACAACGGCGTCCATTTCACTCCGGGCGATGCCAGCGAGCTCGCCGCAAAACTGATGCCATTGCTCCTGGCCAATGACGGCGACCATACGTTAAGAACGATGCGCCGCGCCGCCCGCGACGCTTTCGAGCAACACTACACGCCTGAAGTGAATTACCCCCAACTGCTCGCGATTTATGAGGCCGCCCTCGCCCGTCAACGTAATTGA
- a CDS encoding O-antigen ligase family protein — translation MNVFKATRSMPLRANAAGALTNDSVLLSMLRSHRLADRYLMLLALVLLGYALFGRGFAYVGLPPLFLGELVLALGFGLLLCHREVWVVLRQPAILAVIAFVVWGMMCTLPYLGQYGIDALRDAVLWGYALYALVVATLLIADPARLAWLMFMYRRFIVLLLVLAPIVWLVHSRYQAVLPTWPWAPGMPVLWFKGGDHAVHLAGAYAYLALFGIGGTVMPLLIYPLMAVNMGIILVGRAATLTVAAAFGLMMLFRPRSPLNWGVVLMAITVVTLLWTTGLVIDIPNSHRKISIEQLTSNIESMVDESEGDLHGTKRWRLDWWATIVDYTFYGDYFWTGKGFGVNLADVDGFQADPDSAIRSPHNGHLTVLARMGVPGLAIWLAVHGLWALGILDALYRSARARMAARIQTRAEGLPLPPRLDRWFGLFAFLFVYYIAFLVNASFDVFLEGPMGGVWFWTVYGIGLAAVWIYHRCPETLDVLESHENSVRP, via the coding sequence ATGAACGTATTCAAAGCCACTCGTTCAATGCCCCTTCGCGCCAACGCCGCCGGTGCGCTTACAAACGACTCGGTCCTTTTGTCGATGCTGCGTTCGCATCGACTGGCGGACCGATACCTCATGCTGCTGGCGCTGGTGCTGCTGGGCTATGCCCTGTTCGGCCGAGGGTTCGCGTACGTCGGCCTGCCACCACTGTTTCTGGGCGAACTGGTACTGGCGCTCGGCTTCGGACTGTTGCTATGCCACCGTGAAGTGTGGGTCGTGCTCAGACAGCCGGCTATTCTGGCGGTGATCGCCTTTGTCGTGTGGGGCATGATGTGCACCCTGCCTTACCTTGGACAATACGGAATCGACGCGCTGCGTGACGCGGTGCTTTGGGGCTATGCCCTCTATGCCCTTGTCGTCGCCACCCTGCTGATCGCCGATCCAGCACGGCTGGCATGGCTGATGTTCATGTATCGACGGTTCATTGTATTACTGCTGGTGCTCGCGCCGATCGTCTGGTTGGTCCATTCGCGATATCAGGCCGTGCTGCCCACCTGGCCTTGGGCGCCAGGCATGCCCGTGCTCTGGTTCAAGGGCGGCGACCATGCGGTGCATCTGGCCGGGGCGTATGCCTATCTGGCGCTCTTCGGCATCGGCGGCACGGTCATGCCGTTGCTCATCTATCCGCTGATGGCTGTAAATATGGGCATCATCCTTGTCGGCCGGGCCGCCACGCTCACCGTTGCCGCGGCGTTCGGCCTGATGATGCTCTTCCGCCCACGCAGCCCGCTGAACTGGGGCGTCGTCCTGATGGCGATCACGGTCGTGACGTTGCTCTGGACCACCGGCCTTGTCATCGATATTCCGAACTCGCACCGCAAAATCTCCATTGAGCAACTCACATCGAACATCGAAAGCATGGTCGACGAAAGCGAAGGCGACCTCCACGGCACCAAGCGGTGGCGGTTGGACTGGTGGGCAACGATCGTCGATTACACTTTCTATGGCGACTACTTTTGGACCGGTAAAGGCTTCGGCGTGAACCTCGCCGACGTCGACGGCTTCCAGGCCGATCCGGACAGCGCCATCCGCAGCCCGCACAACGGGCACCTGACCGTGCTTGCTCGTATGGGCGTGCCGGGGCTGGCGATCTGGCTCGCGGTACATGGCCTGTGGGCGTTGGGCATTCTCGATGCGCTGTACCGATCGGCGAGGGCACGCATGGCCGCCCGCATTCAAACCCGCGCCGAGGGCCTGCCACTGCCGCCGCGCCTGGACCGTTGGTTCGGCCTGTTCGCGTTCCTTTTTGTGTATTACATCGCGTTCCTCGTGAACGCTTCGTTTGACGTATTCCTCGAAGGCCCCATGGGTGGCGTCTGGTTCTGGACCGTGTACGGCATCGGCCTCGCCGCTGTCTGGATCTACCATCGCTGCCCCGAAACGCTCGACGTGTTGGAATCGCATGAAAATTCTGTTCGTCCATAA
- a CDS encoding glycosyltransferase family 4 protein, producing MTTGSPSHPPLATAAASAPRRSILLSAYAVSPERGSEPGLGWQVATRLARYHDVTVLCSPEVEGDDYRGEISAYAREHGAVAGLTFHYVEPPWLSRWLQRPGGSPLRPLYYVGYAAWQRAAYREACRLHARVGFDLAHQFNLSGYREPGYLWRLGLPFVWGPIGGASNIPWSCFAGFPPRERLFYGARNLVNRLHMHAGPTSRRCRRAAAVARSHGLIWGISADDCRMVNTCWRCPAEAMLETGAAVQPAARVRTYDGRRPLRLVWSGVHIGRKALPVLLEALARLEADPANPAVELVVLGEGPQTPRWQALARRLGVAECVTWAGRLPRDQAMAYVAEADLFVHTSLLEGTPHAVIEALSLGVPVLCHDACGMGAAVDARCGGKVALRDADTSVQGFARWVGRLARDPAELQQLSRGALARADELSWDRKVEQIVAGYATLLGSTTKCEART from the coding sequence ATGACCACCGGCTCGCCATCCCACCCGCCTCTCGCCACCGCCGCTGCATCCGCGCCGCGGCGGTCGATCCTTTTGTCGGCCTACGCCGTTTCTCCCGAGCGTGGCTCGGAGCCGGGCCTGGGCTGGCAGGTCGCCACACGGCTGGCGCGCTACCACGACGTGACCGTGCTGTGCAGTCCCGAGGTCGAGGGTGACGATTACCGCGGCGAGATCTCGGCCTACGCGCGCGAGCATGGTGCCGTCGCTGGATTGACCTTTCATTACGTGGAGCCACCGTGGCTTTCGCGCTGGTTGCAACGGCCCGGCGGCTCGCCGCTGCGGCCACTGTACTACGTCGGCTACGCCGCTTGGCAACGGGCCGCTTACCGCGAGGCCTGTCGCCTGCACGCTCGCGTCGGCTTCGATCTCGCGCACCAGTTCAACCTCAGCGGCTATCGCGAGCCGGGATACCTCTGGCGGTTGGGGCTTCCGTTCGTCTGGGGACCGATCGGCGGGGCGTCGAACATCCCCTGGTCCTGCTTCGCCGGCTTCCCGCCGCGCGAACGACTGTTCTACGGGGCGCGGAACCTGGTCAACCGGCTGCACATGCATGCGGGCCCCACCAGCCGGCGCTGCCGGCGCGCCGCGGCCGTGGCCCGGTCGCATGGCCTGATCTGGGGCATCAGCGCAGACGATTGCCGCATGGTCAACACCTGCTGGCGTTGCCCGGCCGAGGCGATGCTTGAGACCGGGGCCGCCGTGCAGCCGGCGGCGCGGGTTCGGACGTACGACGGCCGGCGCCCACTTCGGCTGGTGTGGAGCGGCGTGCACATCGGCCGCAAGGCCTTGCCGGTCCTGCTCGAAGCACTGGCCCGGCTTGAAGCGGACCCCGCCAACCCGGCGGTGGAGCTGGTCGTGCTCGGCGAGGGACCGCAGACGCCGCGCTGGCAGGCGCTGGCGCGTCGCCTGGGCGTGGCGGAGTGCGTGACCTGGGCTGGTCGGCTGCCGCGCGACCAAGCCATGGCATACGTCGCCGAGGCGGACCTGTTCGTGCACACCAGCCTGCTGGAAGGCACGCCACACGCGGTGATCGAAGCCCTGTCGCTGGGTGTGCCGGTGCTGTGTCATGATGCATGTGGTATGGGGGCGGCGGTGGACGCGCGGTGCGGGGGGAAGGTGGCGTTGCGCGACGCGGATACGAGCGTTCAAGGTTTCGCGCGGTGGGTCGGCCGACTGGCGCGCGACCCGGCCGAGCTTCAACAGCTGTCGCGCGGCGCCCTGGCGCGGGCGGACGAACTGAGTTGGGACCGCAAGGTCGAGCAGATCGTAGCTGGCTATGCGACGTTGCTCGGCTCAACAACGAAGTGCGAGGCGCGGACATGA
- a CDS encoding glycosyltransferase family 2 protein — MISVLMPAYNAERYIDEAIESVLAQTYRDFELIVADDGSTDETLAIARRYAAKDERVHVLTHANMGMGDTLNNALQHAKHEWLARLDADDRMKPERLERQLAFVQTQPELAVLSSLVAFIDEQGGVIGVSRSPFTEAEAVRRAVQTNTLIGFHHPAILMRKSVVQAAGGYRKAFWPADDLDLWNRIAEAGHAMLVQPTVLTEYRIHGESVCVSAARQTTLKLEWVEDCMLRRRAGEPERSWDDFMDYRRQLPWHRRLNHERCILARTLYKGAVQHRSCRQYFQLAPKLLGALALEPGYVAPRVLPWTFSATFGNRK; from the coding sequence ATGATTTCGGTCTTAATGCCCGCTTACAACGCGGAGCGATACATTGACGAAGCGATCGAAAGCGTGCTGGCGCAGACGTATCGCGATTTCGAGTTGATCGTGGCCGACGATGGCTCGACCGACGAGACGCTTGCAATCGCGCGGCGTTATGCGGCGAAGGACGAACGCGTGCATGTGCTTACGCACGCGAACATGGGCATGGGCGATACGCTCAACAATGCCCTGCAACACGCGAAGCATGAGTGGCTCGCCCGGCTCGATGCCGACGACCGCATGAAGCCCGAGCGCCTGGAGCGACAGCTCGCTTTTGTTCAGACTCAGCCGGAGCTGGCGGTGCTCAGTTCACTGGTGGCGTTCATCGACGAGCAGGGCGGAGTGATCGGCGTGAGCCGGTCCCCCTTCACCGAGGCTGAGGCAGTGAGGCGGGCTGTGCAGACGAATACACTGATCGGTTTTCATCATCCAGCGATTCTGATGCGCAAGTCGGTCGTGCAGGCGGCGGGCGGCTATCGCAAGGCGTTCTGGCCTGCGGACGACCTGGACTTGTGGAATCGCATCGCCGAGGCGGGTCACGCCATGCTGGTGCAGCCGACTGTCCTCACCGAGTACCGCATTCACGGCGAATCGGTGTGCGTGTCGGCTGCGCGGCAGACGACGCTCAAGTTGGAGTGGGTCGAAGACTGCATGCTGCGGCGCCGCGCCGGCGAGCCCGAGCGATCCTGGGATGATTTTATGGACTACAGGCGTCAATTGCCTTGGCACCGCCGGTTAAACCACGAGCGTTGCATTCTTGCGCGGACGCTTTACAAGGGAGCCGTGCAGCACCGCTCCTGTCGTCAGTACTTTCAGCTCGCGCCCAAACTGCTGGGGGCGCTGGCGCTCGAGCCGGGTTACGTGGCGCCGCGCGTGCTGCCCTGGACTTTCTCCGCGACTTTCGGCAATAGGAAGTAA
- a CDS encoding glycosyltransferase family 2 protein, with protein MISVLMPAYNAERYIDEAIESVLAQTYRDFELIVIDDGSTDGTRTIADGYAERDERVRVLSHANMGMGASMNDARQHARYEWLAVLDSDDRMKPNRLARQLAFIEEHPDVSLLSSLVHLIDEQGRVIGTTRSPFTSAEAVAKAVRSNVLLGFHHPAQLMRKAAIDAVGGYRNAFWPCNDLDLLNRIAEAGYGVLVQPEVLTEYRIHGGSVCVSAARETLWKLEWVEDCMCRRRAGEPERDWDEFMSWHRELPWPRRLNRERGILARTLYKAAVQHLSCGQYLPLTSKLLTSLLLDPGFVVPRLLPRLFGR; from the coding sequence ATGATTTCGGTCTTAATGCCCGCTTACAACGCGGAACGATACATTGACGAAGCGATCGAGAGTGTTCTGGCACAGACGTATCGCGATTTCGAGTTGATCGTGATCGACGACGGCTCGACCGACGGCACGCGGACGATTGCCGATGGGTACGCGGAGCGGGACGAGCGGGTGCGTGTGCTCAGCCATGCGAACATGGGCATGGGCGCCTCGATGAATGATGCTCGGCAACATGCTCGGTATGAGTGGCTTGCTGTGCTGGATTCTGACGATCGCATGAAGCCGAACCGCCTTGCGCGACAGCTTGCGTTCATTGAAGAGCATCCGGACGTGAGCTTGCTCAGCTCACTGGTTCATCTCATCGACGAGCAAGGGCGTGTGATCGGCACGACTCGATCGCCATTCACCTCGGCAGAGGCGGTGGCGAAGGCGGTGCGGAGCAACGTGCTGCTCGGTTTTCATCACCCCGCGCAGTTGATGCGCAAGGCGGCGATTGATGCGGTGGGAGGGTATCGCAATGCGTTCTGGCCCTGTAACGATCTGGACCTGCTCAACCGCATTGCCGAGGCTGGGTATGGCGTCCTCGTACAGCCGGAGGTGCTGACTGAATACCGCATCCACGGCGGATCGGTGTGCGTTTCGGCGGCGCGGGAGACGTTATGGAAGCTCGAATGGGTGGAGGACTGCATGTGTCGTCGCCGCGCCGGCGAGCCTGAGCGCGACTGGGATGAGTTCATGTCCTGGCATCGCGAACTACCTTGGCCCCGGCGTTTGAACCGCGAGCGTGGCATTCTCGCGCGAACGCTTTACAAGGCGGCGGTGCAACATCTCTCCTGTGGGCAGTATCTGCCATTGACGTCAAAGCTGCTGACATCGTTGCTGCTTGATCCGGGTTTTGTCGTACCGCGCCTGTTGCCGAGATTGTTCGGGCGTTGA
- a CDS encoding oligosaccharide flippase family protein: MPEKHDSTRDAAPEGLRRKVLHGGTFLVVRQGLGIVINTIGLLLLLWAIGAANYGLYMAAIAFYLYFFQLAQCGINVYLIRRKQPLEPVDYHQAFTLLLLIGVGMAGASLLGLPALSWWVDMEGFAPVAMVLFLGLPLALVNMVPSAQLERALDYRRVAMLEFAGQLIYQAVTLSLAFSGWGPFSPLAGWWAQHVFCCVALHAASGYRPRLHWQWSRIREMCGYGLGFSSSMWIWHLRNVVNPLVIGPTLGAAAVGQVALANRLADLLSFVKEVAWRMSISSLAHVQNDLKRMAAALNEGMRLQVLAVGPLLAGFGLLGPIVVDWLPAETAAEWTPAVEIYPFIAASYLMHALFSLQISGLYALRHNWAVTLFHAANLICFAGVAWLLTPHLGLMGFGWAELSALGTYFMIYVYTARRIGVLHYTLPLVWTVAFGLVSFWPMIGPAAGLGLVVAAVWPGTWQALFRYGRRFRQIAAKRWSAWGRPPGGAMESEAATGMAIDAELSAGGSEP; this comes from the coding sequence ATGCCTGAAAAGCACGATTCAACCCGTGACGCTGCCCCTGAAGGGCTGAGGCGGAAGGTTCTGCACGGCGGAACCTTTCTTGTCGTGCGCCAGGGGCTGGGCATCGTGATCAACACGATCGGGCTGCTTCTGCTGCTATGGGCGATCGGGGCAGCGAACTACGGCCTGTACATGGCCGCGATTGCCTTTTATCTCTATTTTTTCCAACTTGCCCAATGTGGCATCAACGTCTACCTCATCCGCCGCAAGCAGCCGCTTGAGCCCGTCGACTATCACCAGGCCTTTACGCTGCTACTGTTGATCGGCGTGGGCATGGCGGGGGCTTCATTGCTGGGGCTGCCGGCACTCAGCTGGTGGGTCGATATGGAAGGTTTCGCGCCCGTGGCGATGGTTCTATTCCTTGGCCTGCCGCTGGCGCTGGTGAACATGGTGCCGTCCGCTCAGTTGGAGCGAGCGCTGGACTATCGCCGTGTGGCGATGCTTGAGTTCGCTGGGCAATTGATCTACCAGGCGGTTACGCTTTCGCTGGCCTTCTCCGGTTGGGGCCCCTTCTCGCCGCTGGCAGGCTGGTGGGCGCAACATGTGTTCTGTTGCGTCGCACTGCACGCCGCCTCCGGCTATCGGCCGCGCCTGCACTGGCAGTGGTCACGCATCCGAGAGATGTGCGGTTACGGCCTGGGTTTTTCCAGTTCGATGTGGATCTGGCACTTGCGCAACGTGGTCAACCCGTTGGTCATCGGGCCCACACTTGGTGCGGCGGCGGTGGGGCAGGTGGCGCTTGCCAATCGCCTGGCGGACCTGCTGAGCTTCGTCAAGGAAGTGGCTTGGCGGATGTCGATCAGTTCGCTGGCTCATGTTCAAAATGACCTCAAGCGAATGGCCGCCGCGTTGAACGAGGGGATGCGATTGCAGGTGCTGGCGGTCGGGCCGTTGCTTGCGGGCTTCGGGCTACTCGGGCCGATCGTGGTCGACTGGCTGCCCGCCGAAACGGCGGCGGAGTGGACGCCGGCGGTTGAGATATACCCGTTCATTGCCGCGTCCTACCTGATGCACGCACTGTTCAGCCTTCAAATCTCCGGCCTGTACGCGCTACGTCACAACTGGGCGGTGACGCTTTTTCACGCAGCCAACCTCATTTGTTTTGCCGGTGTCGCGTGGTTGCTGACACCACACCTCGGCCTGATGGGTTTCGGCTGGGCCGAGCTGTCGGCGCTGGGGACGTATTTTATGATCTATGTTTACACCGCGCGGCGGATCGGCGTTCTGCATTACACGCTACCGCTGGTGTGGACGGTGGCGTTCGGACTCGTCTCGTTCTGGCCGATGATCGGCCCGGCGGCGGGGTTGGGCCTTGTGGTCGCCGCGGTGTGGCCGGGCACTTGGCAGGCGTTGTTTCGTTACGGACGGCGGTTCAGACAAATCGCGGCCAAACGCTGGTCGGCATGGGGACGGCCACCAGGCGGTGCGATGGAATCCGAAGCAGCAACGGGCATGGCGATCGACGCCGAGCTTTCCGCGGGAGGAAGTGAACCATGA
- a CDS encoding right-handed parallel beta-helix repeat-containing protein has product MQRILRAYPSRCTGQYGRWWASSRPRDAGLWLWVLAAFVPACFVLAEPGRLAEPEPSIPHNPRLLPQVITPAGQRFLLSEVDVQIAYDAQADRLVTSHGDWWFINYPLDRIEGLEDLSRDKVAELLFGGAEAAVRNWYIRSRGSSVDEPDAPRGPAPIELTPNPTLIVDGNHPDADDGNTGTADAPLRTIQAAVNRARPGEVIHVYPGVYRESVTSGQRMDVHGRPVQRHGRHGTRDRPIRIEGVRDAQQRMPIISGNDVFPDDAWSPIPEWPGVYRADLFTQRPGTVSLAGKALIEGNAPDALKPDMFHVNRASRAFLRRHVDVNASPSVGELHADRPWRHAKVDADGHLDLHAVFGDEARDAVIWASTWLWIEPSDEAAWNPAFPEPVVRGVEVAGPFRAARMAGTHLDDQVNKYRVWVNGDLVPAITETGSDSPRASWMYGFTDRWRGFPFREGWNHLMFQFDTTTTTHADHGQIDDTLRFHFAPGNVVSAAERPEACSPPNGERRDYVSEYLVWGPVPADGPDHGVYVRLPNDQNPNDVQLDLAARGSGLVTIRNAFTHFRGFEIRHGAQFQQQAQVFIAGEGSLLEGCLVQRSEWTGIEFSVAEQDRDVTATPLVIRNNWIVDVGATGIAGAGAPERTLTATTRDYPYPGNVPLVVEHNTVVNHGRRGVYGAMDAGMKMFDLKHAVIRYNTIRGGYSDFGGIWLDWGHYNNRVEGNLSVNGRASGISLEASPGPLLVANNLVIGLRPGSQWFRAGILAWDTSRVWSIHNTIDGQWDQTKGWQGEVGTRGIYTGNPTQRELHAWGVVQSENHRYFNNLLVGAEHAMQSHKDRHDEGEANYTDRGHGVTPLPAPPEFLLQRPHDYRLHPEQPAEGLGVSNGYTQLVRHDFHGLLRFAEDSHPVGAFRVHRPIPANVHTVVEVEFDDGEMRRRTPH; this is encoded by the coding sequence ATGCAACGCATTCTTCGAGCCTACCCGAGCCGCTGCACTGGACAATACGGGCGATGGTGGGCGTCGTCCCGACCGCGCGATGCGGGCCTGTGGCTGTGGGTACTGGCCGCCTTTGTGCCTGCCTGTTTCGTTCTGGCAGAGCCTGGCCGATTGGCTGAGCCCGAGCCGAGCATTCCCCACAACCCGAGGCTCTTGCCGCAGGTGATCACCCCGGCGGGCCAACGCTTCCTGCTCAGCGAAGTGGATGTGCAGATTGCCTACGACGCGCAAGCCGACCGGCTGGTGACCAGTCACGGCGACTGGTGGTTCATCAACTATCCCCTGGACCGCATCGAAGGACTGGAAGACCTAAGCCGGGACAAAGTGGCGGAGTTGCTTTTCGGTGGAGCGGAGGCGGCGGTGCGGAACTGGTACATCCGTTCGCGTGGTTCATCTGTCGATGAGCCCGATGCACCGCGGGGCCCGGCTCCCATCGAGCTTACGCCGAACCCAACATTGATCGTTGACGGGAACCACCCCGACGCTGACGACGGCAACACGGGCACCGCCGACGCGCCCCTTCGCACGATCCAGGCCGCGGTGAACCGTGCGAGGCCTGGCGAGGTGATTCACGTTTACCCTGGCGTCTACCGCGAATCGGTGACGAGCGGGCAACGCATGGATGTTCACGGCCGACCGGTCCAGCGGCACGGCCGACACGGCACACGTGACCGGCCGATCCGCATTGAAGGCGTACGCGACGCGCAGCAGCGCATGCCGATCATCAGCGGTAATGATGTTTTCCCGGATGACGCCTGGTCGCCGATCCCCGAGTGGCCGGGCGTGTACCGCGCGGATCTATTCACCCAACGGCCGGGTACGGTTTCGCTTGCGGGCAAAGCGTTGATCGAGGGCAATGCGCCCGACGCCCTGAAGCCGGACATGTTCCACGTTAACCGCGCGTCGCGTGCTTTTCTGCGCCGGCATGTCGATGTCAATGCGAGCCCGAGTGTTGGCGAACTGCACGCCGACCGCCCATGGCGACATGCCAAGGTCGACGCGGATGGGCACCTCGATCTTCACGCCGTGTTCGGCGACGAAGCGAGAGATGCAGTCATCTGGGCTTCAACATGGTTATGGATTGAGCCGAGCGATGAAGCGGCTTGGAACCCGGCGTTTCCAGAGCCGGTCGTTCGCGGGGTTGAGGTCGCAGGCCCGTTTCGCGCGGCGCGCATGGCCGGGACACACCTGGACGATCAGGTGAATAAGTATCGCGTATGGGTTAATGGCGATCTCGTGCCAGCCATTACGGAAACTGGATCGGACAGCCCTCGCGCCTCGTGGATGTATGGCTTTACTGATCGCTGGCGTGGGTTTCCCTTTCGGGAAGGCTGGAACCACCTGATGTTCCAGTTCGACACCACAACGACGACGCATGCCGATCACGGCCAGATCGACGACACGCTTCGCTTCCACTTCGCACCGGGCAACGTGGTCAGCGCAGCCGAGCGGCCGGAGGCCTGCTCCCCCCCGAACGGCGAGCGACGGGATTACGTCAGCGAGTATCTGGTCTGGGGCCCCGTGCCGGCCGACGGACCGGACCATGGTGTATATGTTCGGCTGCCGAATGATCAGAACCCCAACGACGTTCAACTGGATCTCGCTGCTCGCGGCAGCGGGCTGGTGACAATCCGCAACGCGTTTACTCACTTTCGCGGTTTCGAGATTCGTCATGGCGCCCAGTTCCAACAGCAGGCGCAGGTGTTCATCGCAGGCGAAGGCTCGCTTCTTGAAGGTTGTCTGGTGCAACGCAGTGAGTGGACGGGCATTGAATTCAGTGTGGCTGAACAGGACCGGGACGTCACCGCCACGCCGTTGGTGATTCGCAACAATTGGATCGTCGACGTCGGCGCCACTGGCATCGCCGGGGCGGGCGCACCTGAACGCACGCTGACAGCGACGACGCGCGATTATCCTTATCCGGGGAACGTACCACTGGTCGTTGAGCACAATACGGTCGTCAACCACGGCCGGCGCGGCGTCTACGGCGCGATGGACGCGGGCATGAAAATGTTTGATCTCAAGCACGCCGTCATCCGGTACAACACGATTCGCGGTGGTTACTCGGACTTCGGCGGCATCTGGCTGGACTGGGGCCACTACAACAACCGTGTGGAAGGCAACCTTAGCGTCAATGGGCGTGCATCGGGCATCTCACTCGAAGCCAGCCCCGGGCCGTTGCTGGTGGCGAATAATCTCGTGATCGGCCTTCGACCGGGCTCGCAATGGTTCCGCGCGGGCATTCTTGCGTGGGATACCAGCCGCGTCTGGTCGATTCACAACACCATCGATGGCCAGTGGGATCAAACCAAAGGTTGGCAGGGTGAAGTTGGCACTCGCGGTATCTACACAGGCAACCCCACCCAACGGGAACTGCATGCATGGGGCGTTGTCCAATCCGAAAACCATCGTTATTTCAACAATCTTCTCGTCGGCGCTGAACACGCCATGCAGTCGCACAAAGATCGACACGACGAAGGCGAAGCCAACTACACCGACCGCGGACATGGTGTGACGCCGCTGCCCGCACCACCCGAATTCCTACTGCAACGCCCGCACGATTATCGGCTGCACCCCGAGCAGCCGGCCGAGGGCCTTGGTGTGAGCAACGGCTACACGCAACTGGTTCGCCACGATTTCCATGGATTGCTGCGTTTCGCGGAGGATAGTCACCCGGTCGGGGCGTTTCGCGTGCATCGCCCGATCCCGGCTAACGTTCACACCGTTGTCGAGGTCGAGTTTGATGATGGCGAGATGCGTAGAAGGACTCCACACTAA